Within Citrus sinensis cultivar Valencia sweet orange chromosome 1, DVS_A1.0, whole genome shotgun sequence, the genomic segment CTGCAACATCTTCAGTATTCCAGGGAGAACATTTCCAGTTGATATAAACTACTCCAGACAGGTGGTAACTGATTATCTAGATTCAGCATTGATCACAGTCTTGCAGATCCACGTCGATGAACCTGAAGGTgatattcttcttttcttgACGGGTCAAGAGGAGATAGATTTTGCATGTGAGTCGCTTTGCGAGAAGATTAAAGCCCTGGGTAAAGATGTTCCTGAACTGGTTGTTTTACCAGTTTACAGTGCGCTGCCAAGTGAAATTCAATCAAGAATATTTGAACCTGCCCCTCCAGGGGGGAGGAAAGTGGTTGTGGCCACTAACATTGCTGAGGCTTCTTTGACTATTGATGggatattttatgttattgatCCCGGCTTTGCAAAGCAAAATGTCTATAATCCGAAGCAAAGGCTTGATTCACTGGTCATAACTCCAATTTCACAAGCATCAGCCCTGCAACGAGCTGGGCGTGCTGGCCGTACTGGGCCTGGAAAATGTTACCGCTTGTACACAGAGAGTGCATATCGCAGTGAGATGTCCCCTACTACAATTCCAGAAATCCAAAGGATTAATCTTGTACATACTACCCTCACTATGAAGGCTATGGGAATCAATAATCTGCTGTCTTTTGATTTTGTGGATCCTCCATCTCCCCAAGCTCTTATTTCTGCCATGGAGCAATTATACAGTCTTGGAGCTCTGGATGAGGAGGGACTTCTGACTAAATTAGGTAAGAAAATGGCAGAATTTCCCCTAGATCCGCCATTATCAAAGATGCTGCTAGCAAGTGTAGACCTTGGTTGCAGTGATGAGATATTAACGATCATCGCCATGATTCAAACTGGCCATATCTTCACCAGACCCAGGGAAAGACAGGCTAAAGCAGATGAAAAAAGAGCCAGGTTTTTCCAGCCCGAGGGAGATCATTTGACCTTGCTTGCAGTGTATGAGGCTTGGAAAGCCAAGAACTTTTCTTTGCCTTGGTGTGGTGAGAACTTTGTTAACTCTCGATCTTTGAAGAAGGCACAGGATGTGAGAAAGCAACTTCTGGCCATCATGGATAAATATAAGTTGGGCGTTGTCAGTGCTGGAAAAGATTTCCTGAAGATAAGGAAGGCCATTACTTctggattcttttttaatgcagCTAGAAAGGACCCACAGGAGGGCTATCAGACTCTTGTCGAGAACCAGCCGGTTTATATCCACCCTAGCAGTGCTCTTTTTCAAAGACAGCCTGATTGGGTCATTTACAACGAGTTGGTAATGACAACAAAGGAATACATGCGCGAGGTAATAGCTATAGATCCAAGGTGGCTTGCAGACTTGGCACCAAAATTCTTCAAGGTGGCAGATCCCACGAAAATAAGCAAGCGCAAGCGTCAAGAACGCATTGAACCGCTATATGATAGATATCATGAACCGAATTCTTGGCGGTTGAGTAAAAGGCGTGCATGATGCATGATCTCAGCGTTAACCAACGTTATCTTTGTTAGATTTTGCATTTTGGTACGTTCGCTTGTGAGTGTGTCAGGTTCGATTCTTCTTTCAACAGTTTGTTGATGTGTTTCTATTGGAGGTTGAACTTTATGtactttaaatttgtatccGGTCTGGACTGATAAATTGATGTTATGCGTGGATATTTGATGGTAATGCAAGTAGTTTAATCATTTGAAATTGACATTGAGAGCATGTTTATAGATTTTGAAATGcattgtcttttattttttatgagaaGAAATTTAATCGATGATATGCTTATTATCTATGGTCTTGGCTTTGGGATGTTGTTTTGTGTTCGATCAACCTGGCACTAATTGCCTGGTTTTATCAATTTACATCGCTGACATTGGTGGTTTTTGCTTCGCTAAAATTGTTAAGTTGATGGGCTCTATCCAGAGATCAGAATAGTTTATTGAACCACTTGATGACCCTAGAGTTTAAGGGTAAGGGCCTCAAACTCGTGCTAAATGTGAATCTGACAAGAAATGGTGGATTTGGGCGTTTGGGATAATTGCAGATCGGATAGATTTAGTTCAGAATTCTCATTAAAAACGAACTTTCTGCTTGCTGTTTTCGGTAACTGTCTTAAGAAGACTATTTTGCAAAAGTATCCATCCTTATTAAGatacaataattttgttttcaaatttaagtaataaGCTTAGATTTCTGTTGTTTGCTTCTAACATTTAACTCCGCCATTCTAACCACGAATGAGAGAAGATCGACATATCTTCAATTGTCAATTTTAGAACTTTCTGTACAATTTTATTGACCGTATTTGCTTGCAAAGCATGtagttgtttgttttggtCAGGCAAAGGAAGTATATGAGGCAAGAAGATTCAACGTTTTGGAATGCCGTTTTGATCTTATTTACCAAAGCACTTCTACTACATGCAAGATTTCGGAAATGCGGTACTTCGGCATGCTGTCTATCTGCATTGGTGATTCGGTTTGTGTTCTATTGACAATATTTTATTGGATTTGATAGCATCATTGATATATAAGACACCCCCTGCTATGCTGATAACCAGAGTGGTAAAAATCGTTAAATCTGCAACTGCTATAATAATAGGTTCAAGATTTGAGATTAACTAGttgatctttatttttcactccCAAGATGTGAgtattttctcttcaaaattCACGATGAAATCGAGTTATTCACGATGAAATTGAGTTAAGtgattaaaatttgagattgtgttaattttttttttcatgggTGATTAAGTTCAATTGTGTGTTCTTGactttgattattttcttgttgaattaaatattttagagaTTCATGAGATTTTCTTGGTTGACATGAAAAGTTGATTACAAATGAACTAGTGTAGTTTGTATTTTCAAAGTTGAAACACGAAAGATTAAAGTGAATCGAGAGTTTATATTTTCGAAATTTAGTTCTTTATTGATGCATTTAAAGGATTTTAAGTGAAGAATCAATTTTTGATCttggattataaatttattaagagtTAAATGtgactgaaattttttaagagtTAATGTGATCgatatttttttggaaataaagtGGGCTATTATTTAGCttgtttttcttgaaattgGTTCTTCTCATTCATGTTTGTTAAGTTAAaagtgtgatttttttttttaaaaataccgaAAATCAAAAGTCAActaatatatttacaattagagATTTATTAGGACTATATGGTTGTAACTGAGGGTAGCAATTAGATGTAGTTATTTGTGCTAAGTTGATTGATGAGTGCATGAGTTCAGGTGTTTCAGTAATTGGCTAAGAATCTTGCAGTTTTCTTGTAGCTTGTACTGGCAGTGGTAAATTTAGATTGAACAGTAATGGAGAAGCTCCAAAAACTTTTGATTCGTTCAGATCAGATGGGCTTTATTTGACATTAGGGGAAGCAGCTGATGATCTATCATCTTCGTGGAAGCAGGGGGCCTCAAGCAGCACTTCGATAAGTTTTTGGCAGTTTGTAACTGTTAAGAACCTGAATGTAGCATCATCTATAACTTTAGAGCTGATCTTTGGTTGGGAGGAGAGAAAGAAGGGaaggaaattaatttaaatgttatttttattatttattgaataaaatatataaaatttaatttttattaaaattaaatatctgtTAATAATatggaatttaaattttacattaagtagtgaaaattttaaaattttcttatattaaaaattaaaaattttaaaattatctttcaattttttaatttgtttaatgttattaataattattatttataatgatTGAGATAGTTTATATCCAAGTCATGACTTGGAAGTTTTGAGGGTTGAATAGTGAAGGATTCAATTTTCTCCCATGCAACTCtgttacattaattttgccaaattaaaaagaaaaaaaggggaaaaagatCACTATACACAAAGGTATTTTGAAATGCTCAAACATCATTACGTACAATTACTTACAAACAATTAGAATGAGATGACTGATGAGcctttattttcaacaaacaATTAGGATGAGATAAACCATTAAAAAGGGCAACAGAGCAAGGAGATAATAATGAAGAATTCCTTCATGGtttcttcaaattattaatgttcAATGAACGGCCACCAATTGGGCCGCCGccgccaccaccaccaaaTCCAGTTCCTCCACCAAACCCACTACCACCACCAACACCTCCACCACCTCCGTATCCCCCTCCTCCGCCTGCCCCTCCACCAGCTCCAAAGCCTCCTCCAGCCCCCTTGCCAAAACCTCCTCCAGcgccaccaccaccacctccACCTATTCCACCACCACCTCCTTTGCCAATACCACCACCACCTCCACCTATTCCACCACCACCTCCTTTGCCAATACCACCACCAAAGCCACCATCACTACCACCCCCACCAGCTCCACCAAATCCACCACCAGCACCGCCCCCAACTCCTCCTCCGGcacctccaccaccaccaatcCCTTTGCCAAAGCCTCCCCCAGCACCACCTCCTCCACCAATACCGCCTCCCACTCCTTTTCCAGCACCTCCAGCACCTCCACCACCTCCACCACCTATTCCTCCTCCAGCACCACTTCCACCACCAATTCCTCCTCCCCCTCCACCAGCTCCTGCACCGCCACCACCCCCAATTCCTTTGCCAATGCCTCCACCAGCACCTCCGCCTCCTCCAATGCCACCGCCTCCACCATGATGGTTCTTCTTATCCTTTTTCTTGTGGTGCTCACCGGTGCCACCGCCACCACCAATTCCACCTCCACCTCCTATCcctccacctccaccagcACCACCTCCAAtgccaccaccaccacctccTCCAACACCGCCGCCGCCACCCTTTCCAACACAATCAGGCTTTCCAGCAATGCCAGGGTTTCCAGTACCAAAGCTGAAACCTACTCCCTTTCCAAAACTAAAAGAATGCCCAAAACCCAGTCCCTCCTTTCCTCCACCAAAGCCACCGGCAAGACCTCCAAGTCCTCCAAAGCCGCCAGGGTTACCATCAAAGAAAAGTTCTGGTTTCTTCACCTGCGCTTCCTTATTCTCTTCTAATTTCCTACCCTGCACGCACTCACAGCTCACAACTAAAGCAACCATCAAAACCACCCAAACAGACTTTCCCGCCATATTATATCCCATTAATTACTCGCACTATACAATTAAAGCAAACACTACTACTGCTTGTGAGTGCCATGTTATTCTCTCATGCGTATTTATAGAAGAGCTTGTACCCGCTGTGTcccaaaatattcattaattaattactacaaaaaaaaaaaaaaaaaaatagaaggcATAAAACGTAGTTGGTTGTTGGGacattatgtttttttaactGCTTTCTCGATGCTTAGCCTTGTAGCAGCCATCCAGCTCGAGTGCATGTCCATTTACGTGATTGCTTCACTTGCATTCATAACCTCACCGTGATTCCGATCTTCTTTttactctctctcttcttaATAATTAACTGTTACTTGCAGACAACACACTCATCACATTTAAGATTAACAGTTAGTAGAGCAAATTCTTTTGCATGCATAAGGTGCATGTAATTAACATCGATCAACTTCAAGCATGCGTACGGTACGTGCGTTGCATGGGGAAAAGGAGAGAGGCCGATAAGTTTTGACTCGTCATTGAACGGCGATAAATCAAACTTAATTAAGTGGTCCTTCAATCAGCTAGATATATAATTAACCCTTGCAGCACCGGCACCTCTATTGCATGTAGCCCCGATGCAATTAAACTGGGAACTTTGAATGAAGATTTAATACTCCATGCACAGTTAATTTGAAGATTTAATACTCCATGCGCAGTTAATGTGGCCACGTGGATTTAATAATAACACAATTAAATTTGGCTACTGTTGAATATGGTTGACAGATGGGATAATGCatccaaaataaattgatatgaaTTTGTTAGGAGGTTCACCATATACAACTGTAGCTAATGAAagtgataataattaataatcccGACAACacaaattaatctaactagAAAAGCATGGAGAATCaagtaacaaaataatttataaaccaTAAAGAATGAAAATCCTCAGATGTCTTTTTCATAATAGTAAATATCTAGTAATTGACACTACTAGATATTGTTAATTGTTTCTACAATAGTAACATTATTATAGTGTTAATTGCAAAATAGTGTTAATTTTGACTTAACACTATAATAAGTACTATATACTTTTACAGATATTTTATCGCCATTGTATCAGATACTTTTGATCAAATATCAATACTCTAGGTATAATATAACTACAAATCCGACTTTAACTGTTTCTACTAATTTATATATAGTATTTCTTTTTGCTGTttgatattaaattcaattactaATCTATAGTAGATAAATGATAAATGCGACACCCAACTTGTTCATGTTGTGAAAAACTTCCCGTAATTCTTCATTAACTACAATAGTGACATTATTCATCAAAATGAGTTTTTcgtgggggaaaaaaataggGTGAATTTCACCATTAATCTAAGCGCAATGAGCTAATTGTACAACCATACATGCTTTGCAGCcacaaatattttgaacaagTGAACATTATCGTCGATCATTACATAACTAGCCCAACAGCAGCAACAGCTCATCTTATAGGAGAATGAGCTGCGATGAAAGGGTCAAAAAGAAAACGGGTTGGTCCGTGGTCTAGCTAGGTAACCAGAGATCATGGACTATAGACCAGCACCACTAACAGACCATAGACCAAGCAAGCAAGCACTAAGGGCGGCAGTCACTATAAGAATAGCTGAGAGTAGGGGTCGGTAGAAACCAAACCGGAGCTGAAAAATAACCAGTTCAGTTCGGTTTTTTGGACTTCGATtcggttttatttatttatttatttttttgaagaaaaccAAATAGTTAGTCAGGTGTAAAACTAAATATTCTGGCTCGGTTTTCggttctaaattttaaatgtgaaaAGTGAATCGAAAAATcgaataaattcattttaaattaaacaaatgtcGCGTGGCATTACTTGACGGGTgagaatatattaatattatagaTATATACCCACCGTAACattaatgtgtgtgtgtgtatttgttATTAACTGACTAGCCCTAAATGCAGGACCAACCcttcatttctcattttctcaCCCAAATCGTAACCTCCAAATCTAATCCTCTCACTCATAAATGATAGGGGTAGGGATGTCAATGGGGCAGATATGAGTTAGATTTACTCTGCTCCAGATTCAGatctataataaaaatcaagatctGTATCTGCTCCAGATCCGtcatgaatttatatttttcgctccatatccatatccaaaaaagaaataaatatctatatcTGCTTCAaatccgaaaaaaaaaaaattaaaatctgcTCTAAATTTGTCATGAATTCTAAAACTTAtcaattaaaaagtaataattttcagaatgaaaattgaaggctaaaatgtattgataacaaataaattatataatttttctcaaaaatataataaatattgtagcttatacttttacaccaaaacaacaaataagataataaaatatccttTAAAAGTAATTGCAGGAGTAAGATCAATCTAATATTCTATTGTCTCATTCATCATTCTAATATCCATGACACACCCACCCTCATTCTTATAACATTAgataatgacatataaattaaatatgatttatattcaatcatttattatttttattatgactatatttgactaaatatatgaataactatattccttaaaaattatttggccaatataataaaataaattgacagGTTGTATTACTTAGCttgcaatttgaatattgcATGCACATGCTTTAGGGCTGGCTgacctttaaatttacaaaactaacctttaagttttaagagttTAAATGCATGGTAAATACCACTAATAtgctatgaataaaattaatattagtatAATTGCACAATTGTtaagaaacttttaaaataaaattaaattaaaagatgggtggatatggatatggatttagatattaagataGATCCAGACCTGCTCCATATCCGTCTTAGATCCGCACATCAATATCCAAATCCGatccaaattcatttaaaacCGACCCAAATCCAATccgattggatttggatcacGTGGATCTTGGGTCAGATCCAATctattgccatccctagataggggtgttcgcggatcATAATTTATAGATTGGATATCAATGCATATCCGATCCacgattttgtaaattataaatttttaatccaattcaATTCACAGATTAgtgaaattcaattcaaattcaatccatacgtctgcggatcggatgcggatttgacccaattcatatccaatccatcatTTTGCGAATTGGTTTGCagactaaattttttttaattatgtcctATTTAcgaactaactaaataaaaaaattaacatcaaaataattttattaccgatcaaatttaaaattaaataagatttaaataaattaattgtttaaataaagttaaaaaaatacattcaaaattttaaaatataatacacaAAAGaacttatttgtttatatcaatttatagaaaataactacttaaaaaactatattttttatttaattaattttattttatgttatatcggataagatataatatggtgttaacataactatattttaacttatttatttattaataagtatAATGCCatgtttacaaatattttttgtggATTTGCGGATTTTTGcggatttacagaagtaaatccatatctaATTCACCGATTgcggattttcaaattttcaatccaatctaatccaCCAATACATGGATTGAATTTTTACGGGTCCGATTGAATTCTGAACACCCTTAATAAATGAAATCGCCAATCCTAGcatacaaaatcaaaatcctcaTAAAACTCCTTCTCTAATTCAAACCCTAGTCCCCAAAATCAAACCCACCTCTCACAAATCTCTATCTCAAAAGTTTAACCCACCAATAATATTTCCTTATCGTCGAACGCCTCTAGCCCGCACCTCCACTGTCGTGTCTGCAGGTGCACATCTCGTTTGTTGTTGCTTTATGAATTCATCATCCACCTTTCAACTTttgcaaatttgattttacttgttttcctttgctttttttttttttcggtttgTATTGTTGTAGtagtgaaagaaaaaagatttctttatattttctctttttaatgtttattatgtttagattttattttgaattattaatttaaaaatatctttagTACAAAGATCATGGAAATAATATGATGAAATCTGCAAAGAGTAAGCAGCAaagttcttaattttttttaataagttcCATATTCAAAAAACTGAAACCGAATCTGATGTTTTCAGCTCAGTATTGGTTCGGTACATTTTTTGGTTCAGTCTTTTTGGTTATTCAAAATCAATAGGaccaaaattttagtttatacTAATACCCATTCGAACCGATCTGATGTTCAACCCTAGCTGAGAGGCACAAGCTTCAatgatttttaactttttagaaaatttcaaagaatgaTTTTGGAAATGACATTTATTTcactaaaatttataaaaatgttcTATTTTAGTTTCGAAACTATGAAAATATTCtagttgattttgaaaagatccAATTTGTCCTATGTCTAAAAGTTcagctttttaaaattaaaataactattttgattttacaaaatatattaccatctttctttgtcttttctctttgtgtttaaaagaaaatatataacataGGTACACTCTAGATTTCGATATTCTTATCATCTTAGATAAACCAACAAGTAATTAAAGCAAACTCTAGATCTGTCACTTATTCTTATTGACACTGAttcattacttttattattgcGTTAATCACCACCAAGAGAATGCTAGCTAAACCATGAACTAACGATAAAGTTACCatacatcattttcaaaacatgaAAACTCATTGGTGAGTGTAAATGTtattaatgaatattataGTCGTGGTCCTATATATTgttatgtgaaattttaatatattttgaatgtgCCTcagcagaaaaaaaaaaatcatgtacATGTCCCTAAGCACTAGGAGCCTTTAGCTAAAAAAAACATGGTCCATTGTTAATATAATCAAAGGAGCATATGCAACTCCAATATAACTTCGATGTAAGCTAGAACAATCCGAAAGCATATAATCAAactttaactaaaaataagttaGACATAAGTGAGATAGATATGCGGTCTTGAAGCTTTGCTTTCTTTTCAAGaaatagaaatgaaaagaaataaaataaaataattaatttctcttaGAGCCTTGCTAAGTGTTGAGAAACTTAAGAGAAACTGCTGCACATGCTGTCGTtttgcttctctctctctcttggtttcaacaattaaaaaattaaaaaaataataaaaagaattgggtgatcagactagttctttaccttcaatcttcccttctggaaagatttgaaaatttgtaatagCCAGAAAGCAaaaatgtatgtttaaattcagttctttaaatttcaatgtaatttaaatttttgcaatttactttaaagcatttacttttctgcaatttaattttatgcacatttaaattccagcaatttattttaaagcatttttcttttcaaagcatgcttgcagactgatctgtatcagatctgccatataaattctacattcctctgaggcaaagagaccggatctcgatcctcagttgtaaatcttttcttcttcctccattccttcagagcaccatttccgggatccggatctggtactgtgtatgtaCCCAAACCTTTAAAAGAACCTAATCTAAATCTGATAAAAGCCCAATAAAACGAATCAACCACgtttaaagtaatttaattttacttggtaaaataaaactaagttggtatatcggctggaaacctgAACGTGCGgactattgatctgttctaagtcagatctgggtccaaaggcttcactttgtgtagcatcgatctggtttaacaacgccacgtaccaattagttattaaaatttgactaaccgcgttcaaatttgtttgatcaCTGTATGACCCAAAGAACTCCATAATcaaagctggtaatttattattttaaaatttggaaaaatcgatccattaattgtttaatttgagtttttgatattgaaatcctacgaaagcacatccatccttcgatcctatttccttctggttccttgaaggtttcttataaggaagtttcCTAAAATCATGAAAGGGTTTCCTATGGCTCTTAGACTTGTAATGTTTCTTATACGGTTTCgaagaacacttaccattacaagttttggaagtagaagctttaaaggggtcatagtTGAATTGCTTACAGAAACTGCCTAACTCTTGCTTAGATCTCCTAAGCTCCTGCTTCAgacgtttctgtaatttcaaatcttgacagatctttaaaccttctttattgacaaaactgactagttcaccataagtgagctcgtcataaggaatacgattGTCATAAAGAGCTTTGATAGAATTCATAACCTTTTCTCCCAATAGGGTGGG encodes:
- the LOC102625724 gene encoding glycine-rich cell wall structural protein-like → MAGKSVWVVLMVALVVSCECVQGRKLEENKEAQVKKPELFFDGNPGGFGGLGGLAGGFGGGKEGLGFGHSFSFGKGVGFSFGTGNPGIAGKPDCVGKGGGGGVGGGGGGGIGGGAGGGGGIGGGGGIGGGGGTGEHHKKKDKKNHHGGGGGIGGGGGAGGGIGKGIGGGGGAGAGGGGGGIGGGSGAGGGIGGGGGGGAGGAGKGVGGGIGGGGGAGGGFGKGIGGGGGAGGGVGGGAGGGFGGAGGGGSDGGFGGGIGKGGGGGIGGGGGGIGKGGGGGIGGGGGGGAGGGFGKGAGGGFGAGGGAGGGGGYGGGGGVGGGSGFGGGTGFGGGGGGGPIGGRSLNINNLKKP
- the LOC102618425 gene encoding probable pre-mRNA-splicing factor ATP-dependent RNA helicase DEAH5, with the translated sequence MALDNGIRELTYLSLLSKICSELETHLGFIDKVLAEFISESGRNSETVEIFDDKLKEYGADLPNYLVRTLFNVIHTILHPKPKLQSKKKSGRDRKTNYKAEFENDRERSGRYCKSNPPMLKDMPVSRMGGVSGVLASNEYPRYDEEEEEGFASWAEGDEEELEIELSEDQPAFLQGQTRVSVDLSPVKVFKNPEGSLSRTAALQSALTKERREVREQQLRTMIDSIPKDLNRPWEDPMPETGERHLAQELRGVGLSARDMPEWKKNAYGKAFTFGQRSKLSIQEQRRSLPIFKLKNELIQAVHDNQVLILIGETGSGKTTQLAQYLAEAGYTTKGKIGCTQPRRVAATSVAKRVAEEFGCRLGEEVGYAIRFEDCTGPDTVIKYMTDGMLLREILIDENLSQYSVIMLDEAHERTINTDVLFGLLKQLVKRRPDLRLIVTSATLDAERFSGYFFNCNIFSIPGRTFPVDINYSRQVVTDYLDSALITVLQIHVDEPEGDILLFLTGQEEIDFACESLCEKIKALGKDVPELVVLPVYSALPSEIQSRIFEPAPPGGRKVVVATNIAEASLTIDGIFYVIDPGFAKQNVYNPKQRLDSLVITPISQASALQRAGRAGRTGPGKCYRLYTESAYRSEMSPTTIPEIQRINLVHTTLTMKAMGINNLLSFDFVDPPSPQALISAMEQLYSLGALDEEGLLTKLGKKMAEFPLDPPLSKMLLASVDLGCSDEILTIIAMIQTGHIFTRPRERQAKADEKRARFFQPEGDHLTLLAVYEAWKAKNFSLPWCGENFVNSRSLKKAQDVRKQLLAIMDKYKLGVVSAGKDFLKIRKAITSGFFFNAARKDPQEGYQTLVENQPVYIHPSSALFQRQPDWVIYNELVMTTKEYMREVIAIDPRWLADLAPKFFKVADPTKISKRKRQERIEPLYDRYHEPNSWRLSKRRA